ACAGCACTACAACCCTTACTTAAATTCAGTATTGAAAGACATTACTGTTCCTCACCATCTCGCAATAAATTCATAAGTTCCCTCTTTATCCTTCTActcccaaccaaacacattctcTTTTTCTGCATAATTGATAAACATCCTACAATTACTACTCTCTCCCCCTCTCTGCCGCATTACACTTCAGCAAAAACCATGTCTTATCTTCCAAATTTCTTGCTGATCTTCAGAACTGATGGCCTTTTGATCACCTTCTCCTTGACATTTCTGCTAATCTCGTCTTGTGTAACTTCTGTAAGCCTTTCTTTAGACTTCTACTCATCTTCATGTCCAAATGTTGAACTACTGATCAAGGACACAGTGCGTTCAGCCACCGCGGTGGACCCAACTATCCCCGGAAAACTTCTCCGACTTGTCTTTCATGACTGCATTGTTGAGGTGCATACTGTATTTTCCAAGCTTggactgaaaaaaataaataaaaatggtgATTGAAATTTATGTATGTTCTGCATAAAACAGGGTTGTGATGGATCAGTGCTCGTGCAAGGAAACAATACGGAGAGGAGTGATCCGGCGAACACATCTCTCGGTGGGTTTGAGGTGGTGGAGAATGCCAAACGATGGTTGGAAGTGTTATGTCCTGGTATGGTGTCTTGTGCTGACATTCTTGTGCTTGCTGCAAGAGATGCTGTTGAGATTGTAAgttctttgatttcattttctccctttcttgtttatattttttgctTTCAGTTAAGAAACCTTCATGCACGGTTGATTCCATGTTTGATATAAAAAACTTAGGAATATATGATCTTTGACTTGTCCTTGTATTGCCATAAAATAgagcaaaacaaaagaacatctttcatcctatattttcatcGATTTTCCTTTCAATTCAGACAGATGTTTAATGCATATTGGAACCTTTGAGTGCCGAACATCTTGATTTTCTTATCTCTAGTGCCATCTGATTCTTGGCATTTATAGTGCGAAATTATTATTGCCAATGAAAACAAGAAGTTTGGTAGGAAGTAGGAACAATTAATTGTCAGAAATAACAATGCAGAACAAGCTAACCTTTTCAATCTTGGATTGTGTCTATGATCATACTGCAAAGGCTGGAGGACCATCAGTTGCAGTTCCACTCGGCCGTCTCGACAGCCGGACCTCATCAGCGGCCAATGTCCGGCCAAACATGGTTGACACAAGCTTCTCCATAGATGAAATGACTCAgctcttctcctccaaaggctTATCCTTAGATGATTTAGTAATCCTATCAGGTATTAAATGCTCATCAATGTTTTGATACAACTATGTAAATTAAATACGGAACTaataagagtatatatatatatatcacacagGAGCTCACACAATAGGCAAGGCTCACTGCAGTGCATTCAGTGAGAGGTTCGAAGAAGGACCGAAAGGTACCTTAGAGCCGATAGACACCTCTCTAAACAAAGACTATGCCATGGAGCTCATCAAGCAATGTCCGGCCGGAGCAAGCGGGGCGGTGACTGTGAATAATGATCCTGTCACTGCTTCTATCTTTGATATTCAGTATTATAAGAACCTCATCGCTGGGAAGGGCCTGTTTAGCTCTGATTCGGTGCTGATGAGCGATTCGCAAACTAGAAACAGAGTTGAGAGCTTTGTCTGCAAATCAGGATGAGTTCTTCAAGAACTGGTCAGAGTCGTTCTTGAGGATGGTAAGCATTGGGGTCAAAACTGGGAATGATCAAGGGGAGATACGTACAAGCTGTTCTAGTTTCAATATTTGAGCATGCAAAGCCATGCATTACGTTAGAAATGGAGGAAATGTGAATGAATTATACTTATGTCTGTTTGTATGTATGTTATGCATGAATTAAATTCGGTTTATCGGTTAGAATAATTATCGAGTGATTTTTCGGCTTTTAAAGGTTGGAAGATGGTTTTGTGTTTTGTGAAGAAGATGTAAACTTGCATttgattgttattatttgtttggtAAAAAAGTATGTGTGAATGTATCAACGAGAATGATTAAAGTGTATCAATGGGaacattttttttactgtttttgattttataaatgtGTATAGGGTCTAGTTTTAAGAAggtaattttatgtttatggAAATGTTTTTGagataataatataaagaatTTTGTATGATTATAAGGAGGGATTTTTTAGGATTATTGGCCGAAAGGCTTGAGTGACTTTGTTTTTTAAGATTTaaggaaatttttaaataataatatttatacaaCATAGAATATAATTGGGTTTAAGTCAAACTAACTTATTTTTACTTGAACCCACTCAactaataatcaaaattatccATTTGAGTTGAAGAGTAAAAGTGCATTTGAGTGAGTTTGTAACTCAATTCTCGTGTTTGTCAAATGAGAACATTTGATTGCGctgtcattatttttatatatactttgaGCATAAGAGTAAAAGTGCATTTGAGCTGGGTTTGTAACTCAATTTTCGTATTTATCAGATAAACATATTTGACTGCACTGTCATTATTTTCATCCATACGTTCATAATTATACATGTGTTTGTGGTCTTtgtccaaaacaaaataaaaaataaaaaaacaaatgacatGTTGCTAAGCTTGTTGTTATTCTTTTTGAGGAATTTTCAAATTTGGGCAACATGTGAAGagaatcaaaatagaaaaaaagatgcACTTTGTTACTGTCATATTCATTCATACCTTTAATTTCATAGTGGAtgacaaaaaaattatgttttcttacaaaTCAAGATATTTGTTTTGGCTTTCAtcgaatataatatatatataaagttattcTCATACGTCAATAATGTATCTTTAGTCCTTAGTCTAACATAACTTTTCGGACTTAGAAGATAGagtttaatatttgatttgaatgaCAATTCATTCAATTTTGAAACAAcatcaaataaataacatgattacccattaaaactaaaaaaaaaattgcatatattGATATCATGATACAGGAAAAAATCTACAAACTAGTTGGTATTTTGAAtgaaatgtttaattatatagaaATAAActaagatttaaatcatccatatatttattattttgatattttagcaAAAAAATATCATGCAAGAATTTAATGCAAAATAAACTAAGTTGAACTAGCTTTAATCTTAATTTAACCGTGGTCATTATCAAAATACTTTTCTGGTTATTTTTTCGTCTTTTCCaaagtttaaatttgtttatttgagttctcaataaaattactttatatatatatatatatatatatatataaagttagaTGCTTCAAGGATCATGGCATATGAAAAGATTCTATGaactaataaatattattaacgaGATGCTCATATCTTCTAGTAATGTTTTTTAGTTCATAGATTCAATGTAAGTAATGTTTGTTCTCATTTTTCAAGAATATAAatcacttatatttttatttattattgttatttacttTTAGACTTTTGGTCTCTTTATTCAAAAGAAATGTGTTGCAAATGGCCAACATGCTGTGGCCCTGTCTCTTACTAAGATTCTGCCTTGTTTTTCCAAACTAAATTCTTTAGTCGTTCTCTTTATTAATTTATCCTCTGTTTTTTATATCTCATGTTTCTAACTatgaactttatttatttatttattttataaatatgaataaatcatgAATATTCAACCTCTAATTTTGGAGGGAAATGAAATACACTCTCTTACTTTAAAAATGGTCTAATTATCaactttattaaataaaaactagcatcctgataataattatattattgtatgtactattaataattcattctcaacacaatcatatatatatatatatatatatatatatgaataatatacaataaatataaataaaaaaaattactaaacacccttgcttttattttatattttttttatttcttttattttatctctcGTTTATAAAATAAAGGGGTATTTATGACCATTCATTAGATTAATAACTGTTGAAATTAATTTGATCCAATGATCATtagttaatgaaataaaaacagaCAGTAGAAATATCTAGTTACTGTAGTGCTTTACTACAGTAGCCATTCATAATTTCAAGagt
This portion of the Dioscorea cayenensis subsp. rotundata cultivar TDr96_F1 chromosome 3, TDr96_F1_v2_PseudoChromosome.rev07_lg8_w22 25.fasta, whole genome shotgun sequence genome encodes:
- the LOC120284180 gene encoding LOW QUALITY PROTEIN: peroxidase 46-like (The sequence of the model RefSeq protein was modified relative to this genomic sequence to represent the inferred CDS: deleted 1 base in 1 codon), encoding MSYLPNFLLIFRTDGLLITFSLTFLLISSCVTSVSLSLDFYSSSCPNVELLIKDTVRSATAVDPTIPGKLLRLVFHDCIVEGCDGSVLVQGNNTERSDPANTSLGGFEVVENAKRWLEVLCPGMVSCADILVLAARDAVEIAGGPSVAVPLGRLDSRTSSAANVRPNMVDTSFSIDEMTQLFSSKGLSLDDLVILSGAHTIGKAHCSAFSERFEEGPKGTLEPIDTSLNKDYAMELIKQCPAGASGAVTVNNDPVTASIFDIQYYKNLIAGKGLFSSDSVLMSDSQTRNRVEALSANQDEFFKNWSESFLRMVSIGVKTGNDQGEIRTSCSSFNI